GACCAAGAAGGCGTGACCCTGGTCAACCAGGCACCGACGATCCGGCCGGCACGTCCCTCCGACGTGCCGGCCGTCGTCGCGATGGTGCACGAACTCGCCGACTACGAACGCGCCCCCGAGCAGTGCCACCTCACCGCCGAGCAGCTCACCGCCGCTCTCTTCGGTCCGGCACCGGCGCTGTACGGGCACGTCGCAGTCGATCCGGCCGACCAGCCGATCGGCTTCGCGCTCTGGTTCCTCAACTTCTCCACCTGGGAAGGTGTCCACGGCATCTACCTGGAGGACCTGTACGTCCGCCCGACCGCCCGGGGCACCGGCGCCGGCCGACTGCTGCTGGCCACCCTGGCGGCCATCTGCGTCGAGCGGGGCTACCGGCGGCTGGACTGGTGGATGCTCAACTGGAATCCCGCCGCGCACTTCTACGCCGCCATCGGCGCGACGCCGATGGACGAGTGGGTGCCGTACCGGCTCGCCGGGAAGGCGTTGCACGAGCTCGCCGGTCAGGCGACGGCCGCGCCGAGGCGGCCCGCCGACTGACCGGGTAGAGTCCCGCACCAGGGGGATGAGGCGTGACTCAACTGACCGGCCAGCCAGCGACCGACGACGACGTGGTGCACCTCACCGTGCCCGCCGACGGCGGCTATCTCGGCGTGCTCCGTACCGCCACGGCGGGCCTCGCGGCCCGGCTGCAGTTCGCCCTCGACGAGATCGAGGATCTGCGGATCGCGGTCGACGAGGCGTGCGCGATGCTGCTCGCCATCGCCACCCGGGACGCCGAGTTGGAGTGCCGCTTCGCGGTCACCGACGACGCGCTCACCGTCGAGGTGACCGTACCGACCGTACGCGGCGCCACACTGCCGTCCGAGTCGTCCTTCGCCTGGAAGGTGCTGACCGCGCTGACCACGGGCGCGGCCGCGCGGGCGGCCGACGGCCGGGC
The Micromonospora sp. R77 DNA segment above includes these coding regions:
- a CDS encoding GNAT family N-acetyltransferase → MVHELADYERAPEQCHLTAEQLTAALFGPAPALYGHVAVDPADQPIGFALWFLNFSTWEGVHGIYLEDLYVRPTARGTGAGRLLLATLAAICVERGYRRLDWWMLNWNPAAHFYAAIGATPMDEWVPYRLAGKALHELAGQATAAPRRPAD
- a CDS encoding ATP-binding protein, translated to MTQLTGQPATDDDVVHLTVPADGGYLGVLRTATAGLAARLQFALDEIEDLRIAVDEACAMLLAIATRDAELECRFAVTDDALTVEVTVPTVRGATLPSESSFAWKVLTALTTGAAARAADGRATISLLTRRASRY